In Lactobacillus sp. PV012, one genomic interval encodes:
- a CDS encoding type B 50S ribosomal protein L31, translated as MKQGIHPDYQEVVFMDSATGAKFLAGSTLKPTETIEFEGKTYPLVRVEVSSASHPFYTGKQKFAQADGRIEKFNKKYGMAKKN; from the coding sequence ATGAAACAAGGTATTCATCCAGACTACCAAGAAGTAGTATTTATGGATTCAGCAACTGGTGCTAAGTTTTTAGCAGGTTCAACTTTAAAGCCAACTGAAACTATTGAATTTGAAGGTAAGACTTACCCATTAGTACGTGTTGAAGTTTCTTCAGCTTCACACCCATTCTACACTGGTAAGCAAAAGTTTGCTCAAGCAGATGGACGTATCGAAAAATTCAACAAGAAATACGGTATGGCAAAGAAAAACTAA
- a CDS encoding MBL fold metallo-hydrolase, protein MQLFIQPVVNIFQTAAYFFIDEKTKHGFLIDPGAEGEKLLQKIAEKGWKIDKVLLTHGHFDHSYQAAKVADTLGVECIVNENAPYFMKNDQLNLAARYGQHVVWPKKVKLVKDHTLIKSNDGSFELEAIATPGHTPDSQIFYSKKYDFALVGDMLYNGDIGLTEFPGGDQSQILDSISQKIATLPEKTELLNGHTAPMNVEGVKALLAQDYGIRR, encoded by the coding sequence ATGCAGTTATTTATTCAACCGGTTGTAAATATTTTTCAGACAGCTGCCTACTTTTTCATTGATGAAAAAACAAAACATGGCTTTTTAATTGATCCAGGTGCAGAAGGAGAAAAATTACTACAAAAAATTGCTGAAAAAGGTTGGAAGATTGATAAAGTACTCCTTACCCATGGACATTTTGATCATTCTTATCAGGCTGCTAAAGTGGCTGATACTTTGGGCGTAGAATGCATTGTAAATGAAAATGCCCCCTATTTCATGAAAAATGATCAATTAAATTTGGCAGCTCGTTATGGACAACATGTAGTTTGGCCGAAAAAGGTAAAATTAGTTAAGGATCATACTTTGATAAAAAGTAATGATGGTTCTTTTGAATTAGAAGCAATTGCTACTCCAGGTCATACTCCAGATTCTCAAATTTTTTATTCAAAAAAATATGACTTTGCTCTAGTAGGGGATATGCTTTATAACGGTGACATCGGATTAACTGAATTCCCAGGAGGAGATCAGAGTCAAATTTTAGATTCAATCTCGCAAAAGATTGCGACTCTCCCTGAGAAGACAGAACTCTTAAATGGTCATACAGCTCCGATGAATGTTGAAGGTGTAAAGGCCCTTTTAGCCCAGGATTATGGAATTAGAAGATAG
- a CDS encoding DEAD/DEAH box helicase yields MKFADLNLKPEILKAIKRAGFEEATPIQEKTIPLVLEGKDVIGQAQTGTGKTAAFGLPVLQKINPKEKSVQALIIEPTRELAIQTQEELFRLGKDEKAKVQVVYGGADIRRQIRSLKQAPDILVGTPGRLLDHLKRGTVNLSDVKTIVLDEADEMLDMGFIQDIESILKYASNDHQTLLFSATMPKPIMRISEKFMKTPEIVQIKGKELTANLIDQYFVRAKENEKFDILCRLIDVQNPELAVVFGRTKRRVDELTRGLQARGYNAAGIHGDLSQGRRMNVLKRFKNGKLDILVATDVAARGLDISGVSHVYNYDIPQDPDSYVHRIGRTGRAGKNGISVTFVTPNEIGYMRTIEQLTRKKMMPLRPPSDEEAFKGQLSAATKKVDDLLKGNLDKYTSGANELLEQYSEVDLAAALLKTLSKDAESIKVKITPEKPLPFKGKHERKRGNFRRSNKRNNRHRTNNRNHTTKKPSGHDFVIKKKKD; encoded by the coding sequence TTGAAATTCGCAGATTTAAATTTAAAACCAGAAATCTTAAAAGCTATTAAAAGAGCTGGATTTGAGGAAGCTACCCCAATTCAAGAAAAAACAATTCCACTAGTTTTAGAAGGAAAAGATGTAATTGGGCAAGCTCAAACAGGAACTGGAAAAACAGCTGCTTTTGGATTACCAGTTCTTCAAAAAATTAACCCTAAAGAAAAAAGTGTTCAGGCTTTAATTATTGAACCTACACGTGAACTTGCAATTCAGACTCAAGAAGAATTATTCAGACTAGGTAAAGATGAAAAGGCAAAGGTTCAAGTAGTCTATGGCGGAGCTGACATTCGTCGTCAGATTCGTTCTTTAAAGCAAGCACCAGATATCTTAGTAGGGACACCTGGTAGATTGTTGGATCATTTAAAACGTGGTACAGTCAATTTATCAGACGTAAAGACAATTGTTTTAGATGAAGCCGATGAAATGCTTGATATGGGTTTTATTCAAGATATTGAAAGTATTTTGAAGTATGCATCTAATGATCACCAAACGCTTTTATTTAGTGCAACAATGCCTAAGCCAATTATGCGAATTAGTGAAAAATTCATGAAAACTCCAGAAATTGTTCAAATTAAGGGAAAAGAATTAACAGCTAATTTAATTGATCAATATTTTGTTCGAGCAAAAGAGAATGAAAAATTTGATATTTTATGTCGTTTAATTGATGTGCAAAATCCTGAATTAGCAGTAGTTTTTGGAAGAACTAAAAGACGAGTAGATGAATTAACTAGAGGTTTGCAGGCACGTGGCTACAATGCAGCCGGAATTCACGGCGATCTTTCTCAAGGACGTCGAATGAATGTGCTTAAGCGATTTAAAAATGGCAAGCTTGATATTTTAGTGGCAACTGATGTGGCAGCTCGTGGATTAGATATTTCAGGTGTAAGTCACGTTTATAATTATGATATTCCGCAAGATCCTGATTCATATGTTCACCGAATTGGAAGAACGGGACGAGCAGGTAAAAATGGTATTTCAGTAACCTTTGTTACGCCAAATGAAATAGGTTATATGAGAACTATTGAACAATTGACCCGAAAGAAGATGATGCCTTTACGTCCACCATCAGATGAAGAGGCATTTAAGGGACAATTAAGTGCTGCTACTAAAAAGGTAGATGACCTTTTAAAAGGTAATTTAGACAAATATACTAGTGGAGCAAATGAACTCTTAGAACAATATTCTGAAGTTGATCTAGCTGCTGCTTTACTTAAGACACTTTCTAAGGATGCTGAAAGTATCAAAGTTAAAATTACCCCTGAAAAGCCACTTCCATTTAAGGGTAAGCATGAGCGTAAGCGGGGTAATTTTAGACGTTCTAACAAGCGTAATAATCGTCACCGCACTAATAATCGAAATCATACAACTAAAAAGCCTAGCGGACACGATTTTGTGATTAAAAAGAAAAAAGACTAA
- a CDS encoding UDP-N-acetylmuramoyl-tripeptide--D-alanyl-D-alanine ligase → MKMQLAEIAKALDSELNNGEETVITSVEFDSRKAAADSLFVPLQGSRDGHEFIESAIENGAAATLWKKGHPGKPENFPVIEVEDPLKALQKLAKYYLTKVNPTVVGITGSNGKTTTKDMVSAVLSKRFNVHKTQGNFNNEIGVPITILEMKPSTEIVVLEMGMDRPGQLHHLSELVRPDVCVITMIGEAHIEFFGSRDKIADAKMEITDFLKEDGKFIYNGDEPLLRQRAEKIKQETGTFGFNDTDDVYATEFDSQMRKATFSVNNTKQKFTIPMIGKHNVSNALAALSVGRHFGETDEEIAAALAHFTPTANRMEWKTGDVGEAIMDDIYNSNPTAVNAVVKSFGQVKVENNGRRIAVLGDMLELGTKSPQLHAELAPIFDPKVINELYLYGPEMKNLYDALLEKYDQDHLHYYAQDKMNKLNADLEEDIKADDIVLLKASHGMHLEKVLDNLL, encoded by the coding sequence ATGAAAATGCAACTAGCAGAAATAGCTAAGGCTTTAGATAGTGAATTAAATAATGGAGAAGAAACAGTTATTACATCCGTTGAATTCGATTCGCGAAAAGCAGCTGCTGATTCTTTATTTGTCCCTTTACAAGGAAGTAGAGATGGCCATGAGTTTATTGAAAGTGCAATTGAAAATGGTGCAGCAGCGACCTTGTGGAAAAAAGGCCACCCTGGAAAGCCAGAAAATTTTCCTGTAATTGAGGTTGAAGATCCATTAAAGGCATTACAAAAACTTGCAAAGTACTATCTTACTAAGGTAAATCCGACTGTTGTTGGGATTACAGGCTCAAATGGTAAAACTACTACGAAAGATATGGTTTCAGCAGTTTTATCAAAACGTTTCAATGTTCATAAGACGCAAGGAAACTTTAATAATGAAATTGGAGTACCAATTACAATTTTAGAAATGAAACCTTCTACTGAAATTGTAGTATTGGAAATGGGGATGGATCGTCCAGGCCAACTCCATCACTTAAGTGAATTGGTCCGCCCTGATGTATGTGTAATTACAATGATTGGTGAAGCCCATATTGAATTCTTTGGTAGTCGTGATAAGATTGCCGATGCAAAAATGGAAATTACTGACTTTTTAAAAGAAGATGGAAAGTTCATCTACAATGGGGATGAACCATTATTACGTCAGCGTGCAGAAAAGATTAAACAAGAGACGGGAACTTTTGGCTTTAATGATACAGATGATGTGTATGCCACAGAATTTGATTCACAAATGCGAAAAGCAACTTTTTCAGTTAATAATACTAAGCAAAAATTTACTATTCCAATGATTGGGAAACACAATGTTTCTAATGCTTTAGCTGCCTTAAGTGTAGGAAGACATTTTGGAGAAACCGATGAAGAAATAGCAGCAGCCTTGGCTCATTTTACTCCTACTGCAAATCGAATGGAGTGGAAAACAGGTGACGTGGGTGAGGCAATTATGGATGATATCTATAATTCTAATCCGACCGCTGTTAATGCTGTAGTGAAGTCTTTTGGCCAGGTTAAAGTTGAAAATAATGGCCGAAGAATCGCAGTGCTTGGGGATATGCTAGAATTAGGAACTAAATCTCCACAGTTGCATGCTGAACTTGCCCCAATTTTTGATCCCAAGGTAATTAATGAGCTTTACTTATATGGACCAGAAATGAAAAATCTCTACGATGCGTTATTAGAAAAATACGATCAAGATCATTTACATTATTATGCGCAAGATAAAATGAATAAATTAAATGCGGACTTAGAAGAAGATATTAAGGCTGATGATATTGTTTTATTAAAGGCTTCTCATGGAATGCATCTTGAAAAAGTTTTAGACAATCTCCTTTAG
- the acpS gene encoding holo-ACP synthase gives MIKGIGIDILDLDRIKKIIAKGDLFAKKVLTEAEFLQYKKFSGQRQAEYLGGRFSCKESFTKAYGTGIGKEIGFQDLEILQKETGQPVMTCKKFSGKIFVSISHEKKYVITEVLLEENN, from the coding sequence TTGATTAAGGGAATTGGAATCGATATTTTAGATTTAGATCGAATAAAGAAAATTATTGCTAAGGGTGATCTATTTGCTAAAAAGGTTTTAACTGAAGCAGAGTTTTTACAATATAAAAAATTTTCTGGTCAGCGACAAGCCGAATATTTAGGAGGCAGATTTTCTTGTAAGGAATCTTTTACAAAGGCCTATGGAACAGGAATTGGAAAAGAAATAGGGTTTCAGGACTTAGAAATTTTACAAAAAGAGACTGGTCAACCAGTGATGACGTGCAAAAAATTTAGTGGTAAGATATTTGTCAGTATTTCTCATGAAAAGAAATACGTAATCACAGAAGTTTTGTTGGAGGAAAACAATTAA
- the alr gene encoding alanine racemase — protein sequence MIPTIHRPAQVNVNLDAIKQNVKNEVKHLAPKQQLWAVVKANAYGHGSVPVAYVAEQAGATGFCVATLDEGLQLREKGITKPILVLGIVDPKYVSVASENNISLAAASLEWLKEVGEILQINQQILKIHLAIDSGMGRIGFSEKEEFLAANQYLEGNKNFDIEGMFTHFSKADSADTEYFDYQVKRFKEMQSLLTVTPKYIHVANTATSIFNRKVKSDIVRFGIGIYGLNPSSAPNTNDLKSEVTLKPALSFTSELSFVKQIHKGYGVGYGVTFKAKKDEWIGTVPVGYADGWLRQMQGFKIKVGEEYCEIVGRICMDQFMVLLPHEMPVGTKVELISSDPQAPNNIKAVADYAGTIHYEIACLLSDRLPRKYN from the coding sequence ATGATTCCTACTATTCATCGTCCAGCACAAGTAAATGTAAATCTGGATGCTATTAAACAAAATGTAAAAAATGAAGTAAAACATTTGGCTCCTAAGCAACAACTTTGGGCAGTTGTCAAAGCAAATGCATATGGTCATGGTAGTGTTCCTGTTGCTTATGTAGCAGAACAAGCAGGAGCAACAGGATTTTGTGTAGCTACTTTAGATGAGGGCCTACAATTAAGAGAAAAAGGCATAACTAAGCCAATTTTAGTTTTGGGAATTGTTGATCCAAAATATGTTTCAGTAGCTAGCGAAAATAATATTTCTTTAGCAGCAGCTAGTTTAGAGTGGCTGAAGGAAGTTGGAGAAATTTTACAAATTAATCAGCAGATCTTGAAAATTCATTTAGCTATTGATTCAGGGATGGGAAGAATTGGATTTTCAGAAAAAGAAGAGTTTCTGGCAGCCAATCAATATTTAGAAGGTAATAAAAATTTTGATATTGAAGGGATGTTCACTCACTTCTCTAAAGCGGATTCGGCAGATACAGAATATTTTGATTATCAAGTCAAGCGCTTTAAGGAAATGCAATCCTTACTTACCGTTACTCCAAAATATATTCATGTGGCAAATACAGCAACAAGTATTTTTAATCGAAAAGTTAAAAGTGATATTGTAAGATTTGGAATTGGAATTTATGGCTTGAATCCTTCTTCTGCACCTAATACAAATGATTTGAAATCTGAAGTTACCTTAAAACCTGCACTTTCCTTTACTTCAGAACTTAGTTTTGTTAAACAAATTCACAAAGGTTATGGAGTGGGATACGGGGTCACTTTTAAGGCTAAAAAAGATGAGTGGATTGGAACAGTACCTGTAGGTTATGCAGATGGTTGGTTACGACAGATGCAGGGCTTCAAAATTAAAGTAGGCGAAGAATATTGTGAAATTGTTGGTCGAATTTGTATGGATCAATTTATGGTATTACTTCCTCATGAGATGCCTGTAGGAACTAAGGTAGAATTGATTTCATCTGATCCTCAAGCACCAAATAATATTAAGGCTGTGGCCGATTATGCAGGAACAATTCATTATGAAATTGCCTGTTTATTGAGTGATCGATTACCTAGAAAATATAACTAA
- the cbpA gene encoding cyclic di-AMP binding protein CbpA, which produces MLIKSLVRKRAYLTTVNEKATLQEALEILEDSGFRCVPILDDSGKIFRGNIYKMHIYRHKSQGGDMSLPVTYLLKNATKTIKVDSPFYRVFFNIRDLPYIAVLDQENRFYGILTHSRLLDMLSDAWNMKTGSYVLTVLSDNNRGNLAKMSKIISKYSTIAGCLTLDVRNGELIRRTLFTLPSGVSETTMKNIVQKLEKKGYPVPEIEDLESGLTIKNDEDSLEDKIN; this is translated from the coding sequence ATGCTTATTAAATCACTTGTGCGTAAACGAGCATACTTAACTACAGTAAATGAAAAAGCTACCCTACAAGAAGCTTTGGAAATTTTAGAAGATTCTGGATTTCGCTGTGTTCCTATTTTAGATGATAGTGGAAAAATTTTTAGAGGGAACATCTATAAAATGCACATTTATCGTCACAAATCACAAGGCGGTGATATGTCACTACCTGTAACTTACCTTTTAAAGAATGCCACCAAAACTATCAAAGTTGATTCACCTTTTTATCGTGTCTTCTTTAATATTCGTGACTTACCTTATATTGCCGTTTTAGATCAAGAAAATCGTTTCTACGGGATTCTAACTCACTCTCGCTTACTTGATATGTTGTCAGATGCTTGGAACATGAAAACTGGTTCTTATGTTTTAACAGTTTTGTCAGATAATAACCGAGGAAATTTAGCAAAAATGTCTAAAATTATTTCCAAATATTCTACAATTGCTGGCTGCTTAACATTAGATGTTAGAAATGGCGAATTAATTCGACGCACACTTTTTACCTTACCTTCTGGTGTTTCAGAAACTACAATGAAAAATATTGTGCAAAAACTCGAAAAGAAGGGTTACCCAGTACCAGAAATCGAAGATTTAGAATCCGGGTTAACGATTAAAAACGACGAAGATTCTTTAGAAGACAAAATAAACTAG
- a CDS encoding APC family permease: MNKNKLHKMSLFSAVMLALNSLIGSGWLFGAGSAAKIAGPAAIISWILGGAVIIIIALTYIELGAMFPESGGMSKYAQYSHGPLLGFIAAWANWISLITLVPMEAVAAVQYMSSWPWSWANWTKNFMNNGTITVTGLWVVFLFMFIFTLINFWSVKLMTRFTNLISIFKVLLPTLTILVLIFSGFHAENFGHSVHTFMPYGSRAIFEATSVSGIIMSYDAFQTVINVGGELKNPRKNIVRGVLISMLVTAAIYILLQVTFIGAIDPSLVAKTGWKGINFTSPFADIAMLLGINWLVILLYLDAFVSPFGTGVAFVATASRAIAAMTHTKHLPKWLGRLDRRYMVPRFAMVVDFILAMILVSVFRNWNLLATVITAATLIAYLTGPVTVISLRKLAPDLDRPFKPNWMKWVAPLAFILASLAIYWTMWPTTIQVILVIALGLPIYLYYEVRYQHSSLKKQLKGFWWLLGYLVFISLMSYMGSVGFGGQNWIKYPWDFVVIIIASYLFYLWGIKSHLEKIEPIAIEINKRVKDK, from the coding sequence ATGAATAAAAATAAGCTACATAAAATGAGTTTATTTTCAGCAGTAATGCTAGCTTTGAATTCTTTAATTGGTTCAGGCTGGCTTTTTGGAGCAGGCTCAGCCGCTAAGATTGCGGGACCTGCAGCCATTATTTCGTGGATATTGGGTGGAGCAGTAATTATTATTATTGCTTTGACCTATATTGAGTTGGGAGCAATGTTTCCTGAAAGTGGTGGAATGAGTAAATATGCTCAATACAGTCATGGTCCACTTTTAGGATTTATTGCAGCCTGGGCAAATTGGATTTCCTTGATAACTTTAGTCCCCATGGAAGCCGTTGCGGCAGTTCAATACATGAGTTCATGGCCCTGGAGTTGGGCAAATTGGACAAAGAATTTTATGAACAACGGTACAATTACGGTGACAGGTTTATGGGTTGTATTTCTGTTTATGTTTATTTTTACGTTAATTAATTTTTGGTCAGTAAAATTAATGACGAGATTTACAAATTTGATTTCTATCTTTAAGGTATTATTACCAACTTTAACAATTTTAGTGTTGATCTTTAGTGGTTTTCATGCAGAAAACTTTGGCCATAGTGTTCATACGTTTATGCCTTATGGAAGTCGCGCAATTTTTGAGGCCACTTCTGTTTCAGGGATTATTATGTCTTATGATGCCTTTCAAACTGTGATTAACGTTGGTGGAGAGTTAAAAAATCCAAGAAAAAATATTGTTCGTGGTGTATTGATTTCAATGCTGGTAACAGCAGCAATTTATATTTTGCTGCAAGTAACTTTTATTGGTGCAATTGACCCAAGTTTAGTTGCTAAAACTGGTTGGAAGGGAATTAATTTTACCTCTCCATTTGCAGATATTGCGATGCTTTTAGGAATTAATTGGTTAGTAATCTTACTTTATTTGGATGCTTTTGTATCACCATTTGGAACTGGGGTAGCATTTGTAGCTACAGCTTCACGTGCTATTGCTGCGATGACTCATACAAAGCATTTACCTAAATGGTTAGGAAGATTAGATCGTCGGTACATGGTTCCTCGCTTTGCAATGGTAGTTGATTTTATTTTAGCGATGATTTTAGTAAGTGTTTTTAGAAATTGGAACTTACTTGCGACAGTTATTACTGCAGCAACTTTAATTGCCTATTTAACAGGACCAGTAACTGTGATCTCTTTGAGAAAATTAGCCCCAGATTTAGATCGGCCTTTTAAACCAAATTGGATGAAGTGGGTTGCCCCATTGGCATTTATTTTAGCCAGTTTAGCAATTTATTGGACAATGTGGCCAACAACTATTCAGGTTATTTTAGTAATTGCTTTAGGCTTACCAATCTATTTATATTATGAAGTTCGTTACCAACATTCTTCTTTGAAAAAGCAACTAAAAGGATTCTGGTGGCTATTAGGATATTTAGTATTTATTTCATTAATGTCTTACATGGGAAGTGTAGGTTTTGGTGGTCAAAACTGGATTAAGTATCCATGGGACTTTGTAGTAATTATAATTGCTTCATATCTATTTTATCTTTGGGGAATTAAATCCCATTTAGAAAAGATTGAGCCAATTGCTATTGAAATAAATAAGAGGGTTAAAGATAAATAG